The following nucleotide sequence is from Pseudomonas sp. S09G 359.
ATTTCCGCCCTGCATAAGTATTACGGCGATCACCACGTACTCAAGGGCATCGACCTGACGGTTGAAGAAGGCCAGGTGGTGGCGATTGTCGGCCGCAGTGGCTCCGGCAAGTCCACCTTGCTGCGCACCCTCAATGGCCTGGAATCCATCAACGACGGCGTGATCGAAGTCGATGGCGAATACCTCGACGCCGCCCGCGCCGACCTGCGCAGCCTGCGACAGAAAGTCGGCATGGTGTTCCAGCAGTTCAATCTGTTCCCGCACCTGACGGTGGGCGAAAACGTGATGCTCGCACCGCAAGTAGTGCAAAAAGTGCCCAAGGCCAAGGCGGCCCAACTGGCCAGGCAGATGCTGGAGCGCGTCGGGCTGGGAGAGAAATTCGATGCCTTCCCCGATCGGCTGTCCGGCGGCCAGCAACAGCGGGTTGCCATTGCCCGCGCCCTGGCCATGTCGCCCAAGGTGCTGCTGTGCGACGAAATCACCTCGGCCCTGGACCCGGAGCTGGTCACCGAAGTGCTCAGCGTGGTGCGCCAACTGGCCAAGGACGGCATGACCCTGATCATGGTGACCCACGAAATGCGCTTTGCCCGGGAAGTGGGCGACAAGCTGGTGTTCATGCACCAGGGCAAGGTGCATGAAGTGGGCGACCCCAAGGAACTGTTCGCCAACCCCAGGACGCCCGAGTTCGCCAACTTCATTGGCTCGGTGGAACAGCCAGGCTGACCAGTTCGAAACTGCCCAGCCCCTCCAAGGACGTCTCGTTGCGTACGTCCAAGGCGTCGGCGGGCAGCTCAGTGTCAATATCGACCTGGACCGTCAAGCGCTGGCCTACCACCGGCAGGCCTGCCGCCCGCGCCACCAATGCCTGCCCGGGCAACAACTGCCCGCTGGCAGGCTCACCGGGTAAGTGCGCAACCGCCCACCCCACCGCACGCCCATCCACCTGGGCATGCCTGAGGCTCAGGCGAAAGCGCCCCTGGCGGCCAAATCGAAAGCCCTCTTGCCCATCGGCGGCAGCCCCGACAAAACGCAGCGCCATTGCAGCAGGCTCAGCGCAAAAAACGTTTACGTTCAACGAACGCGTGCCGAGCGTAATAGCAGCGCTTTCGACGAGCACCTCCCTGCGAATGGCACCATAGTCGATGCGCGACTGGCTCACCGACAGCCGACAGTTTTCTGCACGCACGTGCGGCACAGCCAGCAGCGTGCAGAGCACTGCCAAGCACAGGATTTCAAGCTTGGCGGCCATGGCACACCGCCGACGTGGTTTCGTAGAACTTGTCATTGTCAGGCTTGGCCTCGAGGTCAATGCGCAATTGGCAGGTCGATGAGTCCGGTAACAAAACCCGCAAGTTTTGCGACTCCTCGATGTCGTTCAGGAAAATCATGCCCTCACCCACCACGCTGGTCAGGAAGCGATCGCCTTTGCCGAATACCGAGGCACCCTGTGGCAACGACTGGCCTTGCGGGT
It contains:
- a CDS encoding amino acid ABC transporter ATP-binding protein, with the translated sequence MPLLRISALHKYYGDHHVLKGIDLTVEEGQVVAIVGRSGSGKSTLLRTLNGLESINDGVIEVDGEYLDAARADLRSLRQKVGMVFQQFNLFPHLTVGENVMLAPQVVQKVPKAKAAQLARQMLERVGLGEKFDAFPDRLSGGQQQRVAIARALAMSPKVLLCDEITSALDPELVTEVLSVVRQLAKDGMTLIMVTHEMRFAREVGDKLVFMHQGKVHEVGDPKELFANPRTPEFANFIGSVEQPG